The Penaeus monodon isolate SGIC_2016 chromosome 33, NSTDA_Pmon_1, whole genome shotgun sequence genome includes a window with the following:
- the LOC119594305 gene encoding glutenin, high molecular weight subunit PW212-like, which produces MSAAEGMSRPLSAGQQSLMTPPAVTPPRPTAPSPPFPSPPAGAFPSFGPFSVASMIPGARGLTIRPAAHPPPFKDCPAPMDHGDMPRPHHAGTIHQQGHQQGQHQQGQHQQGQHQQGLQQGQHQQGLQQGQHQQGPHQQGEHQQSQQQQGHQQAHQQGHQQSQQQQQTQQQSQQAPQQPDDEGQDDLACERSLAEASPPAAARPELARAEPPRPPEQERREECQMSPQEEPRGGKAAPVAAAPPPPVSSQEDLGRSCFAAENHKMALFAEPAKIASFGNFLDFSSNERRSSGVGVGGAGVGQWHRGLEGLSAERCRAWARYLAHNMLAQSHSPPPERHLPGDALPPGLASKERPLAPPLTIDKVTITPTTSPDTPVRSPHLEEGSPRAQPLIWPKRRQSFSCSDAHIQKLLRTDAAQGAPQSTPLMRLGDLGLDLSVRPLHEAFQHRLQPFPPSGRSSHAAWPFSCPFLDDFYL; this is translated from the coding sequence ATGAGCGCAGCCGAGGGCATGAGCCGCCCTCTGTCGGCGGGGCAGCAGTCCCTGATGACGCCGCCCGCCGTCACGCCCCCGCGCCCAACCGCCCCCTCGCCGCCCTTCCCTAGCCCCCCCGCAGGCGCCTTCCCCTCCTTCGGCCCCTTCAGCGTGGCCAGCATGATCCCCGGGGCCCGCGGCCTCACCATTCGCCCGGCGGCGCACCCCCCGCCCTTCAAAGACTGCCCCGCGCCCATGGACCACGGCGACATGCCACGCCCTCACCATGCTGGGACCATTCATCAGCAAGGACACCAGCAGGGGCAGCATCAGCAAGGGCAGCATCAGCAGGGGCAGCATCAGCAGGGGCTTCAGCAGGGACAGCATCAGCAGGGGCTTCAGCAGGGTCAGCATCAGCAAGGGCCGCACCAGCAGGGAGAGCACCAGCAGAGTCAGCAGCAGCAAGGGCACCAGCAAGCCCACCAGCAAGGGCACCAGCAgagtcagcagcagcagcagacacAGCAGCAGAGCCAGCAGGCTCCGCAGCAGCCCGACGACGAGGGGCAGGATGACTTGGCGTGCGAGAGGAGCCTTGCCGAGGCGTCGCCGCCTGCCGCCGCTCGCCCCGAGCTGGCGAGGGCGGAGCCCCCGAGACCCCCTGAGCAGGAGCGGCGCGAGGAGTGCCAAATGTCGCCTCAGGAGGAGCCCCGCGGAGGCAAGGCCGCCCCCGTGGCCGCCGCTCCCCCTCCGCCGGTCTCCAGCCAGGAGGACCTCGGCAGGAGCTGCTTCGCTGCTGAAAACCACAAGATGGCGCTCTTCGCCGAGCCAGCCAAGATCGCCTCCTTCGGGAACTTCCTCGACTTCAGCTCCAACGAGAGGAGATCCTctggtgtgggcgtgggcggcgcggGCGTGGGCCAGTGGCACCGCGGCCTGGAGGGCCTGTCGGCGGAACGGTGCCGGGCGTGGGCCCGCTACCTCGCCCACAACATGCTCGCGCAGTCACATTCACCGCCTCCGGAGCGCCACCTGCCCGGCGACGCTCTCCCGCCCGGCCTGGCCTCGAAGGAGAGGCCCCTGGCGCCCCCGCTGACCATCGACAAGGTCACCATCACGCCCACCACCTCGCCCGACACGCCTGTACGCAGCCCGCACCTAGAGGAGGGCAGCCCGCGGGCGCAGCCGCTCATTTGGCCCAAGAGGCGCCAGTCCTTCAGCTGCTCGGACGCCCACATCCAGAAGCTCCTGCGGACGGACGCGGCTCAGGGAGCGCCCCAGAGCACGCCCCTTATGAGGCTGGGCGACCTGGGCCTCGACCTAAGCGTGAGGCCCCTACACGAGGCCTTCCAGCACCGCCTGCAACCCTTCCCTCCGTCAGGTAGGTCCTCCCACGCCGCTTGGCCTTTCTCGTGCCCTTTCCTTGACGATTTTTACCTGTGA